DNA sequence from the Piliocolobus tephrosceles isolate RC106 chromosome 9, ASM277652v3, whole genome shotgun sequence genome:
TACAAGTGAGGAGTGAAAAGTTTAGATCCCACCTCAAACATCCAAGATAGCATTTGAAGTCAACTTTCCACTCAAAGCAAAGAGCATTTAACTGATTCTCATCCATAAATATTATGGAAAGTTTCATTTTATACATAGCAGGAACTTAAGCATCATTTGTAGGCCAACTACTGTCATGAACGAGGCAGAACTACTGGTTTTATGGAGAGTTGGCTATACATATGGTCATGCACATTTGAGCTATAATTGGAGAGGTTTTATTTGTTAATCTCTACATTTCACAGAAAAACCTTAGCTGGGTATATTCGTAGATATACAAATGTCTGTTCAAAATGTTATGTGACAGCTGAAAACAACATAGGTAACTGAAGGGTGGTGATCACACAAACAAGGTGGGCTTTTTGTTTTACTCTATGCAGAGGTTTGTAAGGGACCCAGTCCCATATGTAGTCTAATGTGTttttgaccaatagaatatgtatattatatattcctTATAGTATATAGTTCATATACTACTCACTTTGCATAAACACACTAGAAAATGCCACAGGGCTTATAATAAGATCAGTAGAGAGAAAGATGGCTTCTCAGAGATACACGCTTCTATATCAAGAAGATAGGAACGATAAAGAAAGTTATCACATATGATCTTCTAACCCCAAAGATGTGGTTGTACAGAAATGCTGGGACAGAATCTATATCTTTTTCTGGAAGGGTCACAGGGTCACACTCCCTCTCCCTTACCCCAATGCTGGTCCAGGAGAACTGTGACTCAATCTTATTTCTGCAGTCCCAGGTATAGCCTCTGCCCAACATATGCAGAGCCAGGCTCAGGCTGAGCAGGGGAGCATCAGCAGGTGCCTCTTCCCCTCACCTACCTATTAATGTGTTGACCAAGCATCAACAAAgtaatatatttcaaagaaagTGGGTGGATGACTGGGTTCTCTGGAGTActtgatggtgatgatgttggaAGAAGAGTGATAGAATGTACTGAAGGCTTCACAAATCCTGCCCAAGGACTCAGACCCTGGAGGTCCATCCAGCACTTCCACATACTCTTTGCCACATGCAAATCCTCTGGGTCAGAAGAAAAGGCAACCATCAGCATTTGAACTTGTCCTCCAGCCAGGCTGCCACCTCCCTCCACCAATGAATCCTCACTAGATCCCAACAGCTTTGCTCATGAGAAGTGCAAGGGCAGATGAGAACGAAAGAAGGAAAGTTTGTCAGTTCTTCAACAACGCAAGCAGGGGCCCGAGCACCCCCTCCATCTTCCCAGAAACCTTCCCCTCCACCAGGGCAGCAGGTAGCTTCCCAGTCTCATGGTTTCCATGTCTTCTAGGAAGCCCAGCCCATGGCCCTAGGATTCCAACCAGGAATTTTAGTCAAAACATCAGCTGTGTTTCAAGTTCCCCAAACAGAGAATGCAGCCAGCAGAGTGGTATGTTTCCTTAAGCCACAACCTCTGTGTCAGGACAAAAATGAGTGTATGGACACCACTCCCTGGTTCCTGCATTCCTCTCCCCTGGCAGATGGGACAGGAAGAGGTGAAGCCTGACCCCCCACTAGCATAAGTTTGGCCTTGCTTACCCACGGCAGAGGAGAGAGGGGTCTCCATCTCCATCCTGGGAGAGACAAGCTGCACATGGGAGCTCTCAGTCCTGGGAGAACTCCCtacttccctctcctccctgtgCTTTTCCAGTTCTAATCTCCATCCCTCATCCTCAGCCCCCAGCAGGTCTCAGTTCACAAGAGACGGGCTGGAGCCTTTCTGGGGTATAACAAGGCACCAAGGGGACGCCCCACCAGGATACACACAGGGCTGACTTTATACTAGTTTTGTTGTTGGCCCAGCCTGAGTTCCTCCTTGGTGCCAAGGACAATCAAATTCAAAATCAACTTTGAAAAGGACAAAGGGACAATGTGGGAAAATGTCCATAGCTGCCCATTCCTCTGGCTCTGGGGAAATTATGACACAGGAAGTACACAACTATTTCATTCCAGGTCCCCCCTCAACCTCCTTCTCTCCTTGTTTCCCCATCTGAGTCTTTTTGGCCACACGTCCTTTTTTGAATCCCTGGGCCTCAAGTTGGGCAGACAGTTTAAACCCTGTATTTGAGGCAGCTGTCTTGAAGTGTCCTTGATCCCATAGAACTGCATAACATAGTGGGATTCTGAGCCCATAGGCTGTCTGGAGGGGACAGGACCTCTGGGTCATACAGTTCCACCATCTGTCTCATCCACCATTGTGGGCTATGTTTGGCTTGGTCTGGAATTGATGGAAATGTGGTTTCCATGCTGAAATCAGTGAACAGTGCCCTGGGATAGCAATGCTGTAACTTAGGCTACATTGGAAATGCCTTCTGTTACTTTATCacgtcattcattcattcattcatttaagaaaaataccTGCAATCCAAAGACAGACTCCTAGTAGACACAAATGAAGTCATAGGCAAGAGTAATATTACACTAGTGTAGAGCATTCCAGGGGTATTATGTAAACTCCTGTGAGAAAAAGATCTCTCCTCCTCTGCAGAGAGTCAGGAAAGTGGTTTTATTGTTATGGAGGTTGTTGGCCTTGAGCTAACTCATGAAATACAACATGAAAACCCTTTGCAGAGGGCAGATGAGTCTGGCAGGGATTGAAGGATGCATTCCAGACAGAGGGCAAGTATGACCAAATGCAAGGAACTGCTGGACTTTGGTGTGTCCAGGAAACTCAGTGTAATGGCTCAGCCCATAGCAGGGTCCAGAGAGAAGTGATCAGAAGTGAGCAGAGAAGAGAAGCCAATTGTGAAGAATGAGAAAGGCACAACAAGAAGATAAACTTTATTAGGAAAATAACGAGTCAGTGTAAAGCTTTCAACAGGAAGTGAAAATGCAGTCAAATTGTGTGTCAAATGGCTGTCGTGGATGGGTGGAGGGTGAACCATAAGAAGTCAAGATGGGATCCTTCCTAGAAATAACAATATCATCAAAGAAAACTCATAACCCCAGTACTCACTTGAGTTTTGGAATGGCCACCATGACTGTGTCCCCGGGGTTCAACTCGATGATCCAGACACATTCAGTTTTCGGCCCAACGTAGTTGAAGATCCTGCCGTATTCATCCGTATAGTGGCCCCCACAGTCACTGGGTGCTACAAGAGGAGAAACAGGGCCCAGGTGCTGCCAGGATGCTCTAGGCCTGAGATTGGCTTGGTCATTCTGGGGGCCCCTGTCATTACTGGTTCTCCCAACTTCCCATCCTTGGGAAGAAAATTCAACCTTAATGGCCCAGTCTGATGGCTCCACAAACAAGGTAGGCTTTTTGGTTTTAGTCTATTTGGAGTTTATTAGGGGACCTACACTCattttaaagtacaatttttttaTGACGAGGGGGAAATAGAGGAACTTAACTCCACTTACTAAAACTTTCTCACCAATCATATTGACCAATTGGTGAACAGAAAATCAGCACAAACACTATCTTTCCATTTCCCTACAGATCTTTTCTTAGGGCAGGCTGGACAAATAACAAATAGACAATGCTCCTGCCCCATTAGTACTCCAATCCCTGAACAAATGAGAATTCATCTCCTTGAGGTTCAATGATGCCTCAGGCTCTGAAAGTGTGACTGAGGATGAAAAGAGCACTTTCCTTGAGTGGTCAAATGTGTTCTGGTTTCTAAAGCACTTAACTTGTGCCCAGCAACTGGTTAAGCACTAGGTGAATCCACTAATCAATCAACAAGCCACCCTGCATCACAAGAAACTGCTCCTCCCTCTAGCCTGCATCCTCATGGAGAAGCTCGAAGGAAGAGGGAAGTACTGCAGCCTAGCGAAGCAGGTTAGAGGGAGGAGCAGTTTTCTGACACCGAGGATGGAGCAGTTCCTCAGATCTCCAGACTGCAGGTGTTTAGAGGAGGCTCCCATACTCCAGGAACACAGGCTCTGTGGAGTGGTAGCTCCTCTCCCTGCCCAGCACGCTGGTCAGACAGGAGGGCGGAAGAGACTTCGGGGGGCTTGGAGGTGTTGGGGAAGTTGGGAGGAGGCTCACGAAGGGGAGCActgagagggtgggagggggaatTAGGGATTATGAAGGTTGAATCCAATTATCAGGTACAGAAACACCAAGTCCTTTAGGACAAGAATTGTCCCTGGTACCTGCCCTTCTCATTGATCCATTTGGATTTCAACCCCAAAACAGTGTCTCTGTgtgaggcaagggaaacaggttAACAGTCTTGTCTGCATTTACCTGTGGCAAATGGAGCTGTAACAGTTGTGgctgaaagacaaaacaaaacaaaaaaaaaaaacaaaatgaaaatctgaaCTTACCAATGGgtgaaagcagaagaaaggaaaatgactaTACTGTGAAGAGGAGCTTGAGTGCAAAGGGACAGAGCTgagcaggaagaagagatggCATCACTGTCCCCATTTCTGGGAACAGCCCTAGGTCACCCAgagagaaggatggaaggaaggaatggcTCTCAGCATTCACAAATTCACAAACCAGCTCACTCAAAGCATTCTCGTTTTTCCCATTCCACTCAATTAAAGTTCAATTGTCTCATTCTGGAGCCATGGTCAGAAATGACTGCTCTAATAGAGTGGTCAGCTTGTCTTAAATTACCTGAGACATTCCTGATTTTTTAGCTAAAGGTCTCACGTCCCACTTtcctgggaaaaaataaaagtcagctACCTTAACTGTGATATAAACACTTCTTCTTTTAAATTCTGTAACAAAACCAGTGAttaatttgattttgaaataaatctgTTGACTAAAATTTTTAAGTGAGTAGAAGTAAGCCATGTTTATTTATGGAAATTTCACTATTCAGGGACCAGAGCTAAATACCTGGATCCAAGCCAGCCCTGCATGCAATCTCATACATCCCACAGTGTGCATGACACTGGGCTCACTGACAGGCTATGATCTAGCAGACAGGTGCGTGGGTTCAGAATCAGAAGGCCCTGGTTAATTGTCCCTAGCAGCCTAGAGCTGAATGGCTTTGGACAAAGTTTTTACTCTCCCTAAGCCTCAGTCATTCATCTATACAATGGGCATCTTGATTTTAACTACCTTATAGGATGAAGCTGGGTGTATGACCCCATGGCCCAATACCCAGCACAGGATAGTCTGAGACACACCTGATCTGTCACTCTAATGCTTTCAAGACAGTTGCTTCATTTTCCAAATGACATGATGTTTATTTACTGAGTAAATTAGCCATCCTCATAATGCTACAGAACCCATTCTGACAAGAAAGTCAACCAGGACATCTTAGCTGTCCTTCCTGGGCCTGAGACTATATCGGTCCTTTGTGGGTGCAAAGAAGAGTCTCCCCACAGTTGGGGCCTCTGCCAAGTTGGTTCTGGAAGAAATAAATCATGATTCCCCAGAAAGCAAACCTCAAGTGCAAATCCTGAACATGCCTGTCATATTGAGTGACATTTCTGTACTGTCACCACATCTACCTTAAATTCTTTTCATCTAGATTCTTAGGCAAAGGCCTTGAGGCATGGGGAAGAAGCCACCCCTTAACAATAACCAACTACACAATCTCTCAGGTTGTGAGGCTAATGGTCACTCCAGGGAGTTTTAGTAATGAACTTTTCTAAATTGACTTGAATGGAATCGTTTGCTTCACTAACTCCTAACAACAGCCCTGTTGAGGCACCCCAATTCTACAGCTGAGGTTAGGAGAGGTTGGGTGACTTGGCCAAGCCTACGCAGCACTCATTAGCTTCTGCGTTTAAGCTCAGCGCCTCTGCCTCTTTTTCTTCAAGTTGTCTTTGTGTCTCCTGACTTCACCAAGGACGAGGAAACCAAATGTCAAGCATATTAAATTTTTCCACCAAGCTCTCAGGGTTCCTATGACCACTGGCCCTAAGCCCTCACTGTAGCTCCAATTTAAACAGAAGCTGTAAGCGGGTATCTGAGTTGGGAATGTAGATGGGCATCTGAAGCTTTAGCCAGAGCTGGCCACGCAGAGCTGGGGCCTACAGCGAGGCTGAAATCCTGGCAGGGGAGGAGAGCACCCGGTGACGGGGCCACCCCTGACGACAGTGTGCAGTTGGCAAAGCGGAGCAGCGCAGGAGAAATGGGAAGGTTGGAAAGGACTGGGCGAGggcaagagaggagaaagaagtgaGGAGAGTAGGAAACGAGGAGGTCAGGaaagaaaggggagaggaagaggaggacacAAAGAAAGAAGGTGGGGAGAATGAGGGAAACAGAGAGTCAGTGGAAGAGAGCCATAGAGACAAAGAGCTCTCCCCGAGGAAATCTATGCCCTCTTCCTTTCCTGCCTGCATTCAAAATCAGTTGGCCAATCCTCATGCATTTGACACAATTCCCAGGGCTCAGCCCTCTAGAGGGCAAGTGACTCCCCCTCTTCCAGGCATTCCCAGCCAGCAGTGGGAGCTGCTGGTTATTGCTCCTCCTGAAGTTGCTGCAGCAGCCGTGTGACAACTCACTAGGCCGATGCAGAGCTCCCTCCTGCTATGAGCTCCCCCGAGGGCCACAGTTACCCCCCCTCGGAAGTCCCCAGACACATTCCATGCAGGGCACCCTCACCAAGACATTGCCTGCCATCAGACCACCTGGAAAGCCTCCAAAGCAAGACCATGTCTGATTCTTTCAGATGCTTCTGGGTGAGGTCTGCAGAACCAGCATACATTGATTAAGGCAGGAAGGAGGGTCACAGAGCACACCAAAACAAGGAGCTCAGGAAcccagaaatgtttaaaaatcacgATAGCATCAGCACAATGACATAGATATTTTCCTATTTGTCTCTTCCTCCACCAGCACTAAGTGAAACATTTTGTATGGAAGAGAGTATCTTTCAGCTAATCAGCCATGagcttcttccttggcaataagcaaatttaaaaatctctgcaGTTGAAAACAGTGCGAGGTCCAGGAGAAAGGGCCTGGGGCCATGCGTTACCTATACTGCACAGCAGCAGCCAAGCGAAGGCTCTGGACAGCCTCATCCTCAGCAGGGCCTGGCACCAACCTCAGGAGTGAGCTCAGCTCTGCTGGCTTGGGGTTATGGAGAAACACCCATGAAAtctgatcttctccctcccaTCTGGAGCCAAGATTGGCCAAGCTGTAGGAGCTGAGGGTGCTGCAGGATCACCTGGGTGGTCTAGAGAGGGAGAGGTGAGGTGTGGCTAGATGCTAATCAACACTGATCTTTCTCAGCTGGGTTCCAGGTCACCTAGACAGCGATATAATGGCCAGGtgctccttctcctttcccagcTAGGCAGACTCAGGGGAAGTATCACAGGCTGGCCTCAATCCGTGATCTCCTACTGGGGCAGCCCTCTTTCTTCGGGTTAACTTGTAGCATTTGCAGCTGTATTACATTGCAGAAGCCTCACAACACTCCAGAGGTGAGGCAGGCCAGGAGTCCTTGGAAAACTGAAGATTAGAGACCTAGAGAGAACCAGGagactttcccaaagtcacaggGCATTAGGGGCAGAACCAGGGTgaggtcctgaactcctgactgccCATCTCTCCCAGAGCCCTCTCTGTGTCACTGGAGAGCAAAGGCATGAAATCAGGCCCTTGAGCAGATCAAGGTGTGAGTGGGTCACGGTGGGGCCACTGCAGGGGCAGGCCCACCCATATGGGAATGTCCAGGTGGATGGCATGAGTACCTGTGTCTGCCTGTATTGCACATGTGTCATGTCAGGATCCACATGGCTCAGTCCCAGGGCAGGGTCATGGTTAAAAGAGGCTTCTGTGGAGAACAGGCTGGAAATTTCTTAGAAGCTTACACAGAGTTTCCTTATGGTCTAGAAATTCCACTAGCTATATAAAGAGAATTAACAGCATATGTCTAGGTATAAatttgtatatgaatgttcatagtagcattgcTTACATTAGCTAAAGAGGGGAAACAATCTAATATCAATGGatgaacagatgaagaaaactTGGTGTAGCCATAATGGGGAATTAATTAATCCATATGAAGGAATGGGAGCCAATTTGCCAACCAAAGACTGACCAATTTATACAACAACCAGGACTTCATGAGGACCCATTTTCCTAAACTCTAACCAACTCCTGATTTTGTCATATCTTTTAATATGTCTTATAATCAAATATGATGGAAATAATATCTAATGTTATAAAATGCATTTCCCCAAAGTCCAATGGGGCTGGCATCCTTTCAATGCCTCCACTCCCACAGCAGCTCTTTCggaaatgcctgttcatatctTCAGGACAATCTTGTATTGCATCACTCGTCTTCTTATGGATCATAGAAGCCACCCTTGGCCTTTCCTTCCCACAACTTTATTTGCACAGGCCCTAATGAGTTCACAGTGTGAAGGAGCTTTCCAACTCAAGTAGAACAGACTGACACTGCAGGGATGGGAGCCCAGTTGTTTCTCCCTACTCAGAAGTCGCTGAAAATGGCTGTTTTAATGTTAAGTCCCCATGTATTACTAAAGTGAGCTGCAATACTTCCTCACAATTCACCTTCCTCCTCTTACTCCAGATACCCTGTCCCATTACCCCTCATTCACCCTACTCCTGGCCCTGGGCTGGGAAGAGGTCAAAGCTCCCCACCATTGGATGTGAATGCCCAGATGGAGCAAACGCTGGAGCCCATGGAGAGGATGCATCCTTCCTCTTCTACCCCAGCCCAAGGATCCTGCCATGGGCTCCAATGTGTCAGGATAGCTATGTGTCTTCCAGCAGCGTCCCCACATGGCTGTGGCTGCCTGAGGGAACAAAGACCTAGTATCTTTTCTAGAGGACCCTGGAAACCAAAGTCTTGGGTACCGCAAGTCACGACGTCCACTTGGAGGAAAGATTTGGGTTAGCACCAGCTTCTGAGGATTTGCGTCCCTCAGATTTTTATCCTCCCAGGTCGTCCCTTGCTCCTATGTAGCCATAAGTGGATTTGTTTATTTCCCTTTGTATGTTCTTCTCTCATAGCCTGCTGCACTCAGACCTGTCCTCTGCTTCTCCAGGAGAGGTTAGTAATTCTCTGCACCTTGTTCAAAGACCCCTGTGACTGACTGCCATCCACAGTGTCAGAACTGTCCAACTGGTCTCCTCTGTTCCAGGTCTGCCATTATCTGCCTCTTCATCACCCTTACTTTTACTTTACCAGGAAGAGTTTTAGGGTCTGATGGGCATTTTGTGTGTTGTCTCCCTAGCATGATTTTCCAGttggaaacaaaaaaaacccaactttttTCCAAGTTATCTATTTTCACCCAGCATACCCAATGTGTCTTGGGAGCAACTGACCCCAAGCCCAGCTCCAAAAGTTGGCCTGAGTAGAGTAGGAAGGTGGCATGGATGGTGACAAGAAGGCTCACCCTCTGTATCAGTAATGGATGCAGACTCGAATATGTGACACAAATTGGTCCAATGGCGTCAAAGGAAGGTGTGACTCAGAGGGAGGAGGACATGTCTGCTCCCCACTTGCTGCCAGGATGAGGATGAAGCCAACTGGCAGAGCTGCAGAGCAAAGCAATGGTGGGAAGGCCACGCCAGAGCTGCTGGTGACATCAGTCCCAAAGCCTCTGCATTGTCCAGACACAGGCGTCAATCTCTGTCCTTGTTGTTTAAGCCaattggagatggggtttctgtgcaTGTAGCTGAAAACATCCTAAGCTCTACAAGGCCCCTTGAACACCAGAAATTAAAGTGCTTGCTCTTTAGAGAGTCTTAGAAGAATGAGAACCATCCATCACCTGCTAAAGTCCCCCAGACTGAGCAGACCTGCCACGGCACCTCATTTTGGAGATTCCAAACAGCTCGGGCGGGTGGTGCCACAGAAACCTCCAAGGTCCCTTTGACAAAATGCTGACTATGTCAACTTCTCAGAGGCCCTGAGgctcatgtgcatgtgtgtgcttctGTTTACTGCCTCACCAAAATCCAGACACCAGCCACAGCCATCAGAAAATACAGCCATCTAAATTACAAGAATAAGCAGAGGGAAATATGCAAAACATTATGCTTGGGAAACACTCATCCTGAAGAGCTACGTAAAATGGTAGTTACTGAGTAAAGTAACCATAATCTATTGACTGGGCTTCTGAAAATCAAATCATGGAAAGCCAGGCTATGGCTAACCTCCAAGCCCTTATGCCGGTAACTACAGCAAAAATTCCATCTTCATTTGGCAGTATTTTTTCCTATGCTTTTTTGTTATCTGTCTATcttctgtgaaa
Encoded proteins:
- the LOC113225206 gene encoding carbohydrate-binding protein AQN-1-like; its protein translation is MRLSRAFAWLLLCSIATTVTAPFATAPSDCGGHYTDEYGRIFNYVGPKTECVWIIELNPGDTVMVAIPKLKGFACGKEYVEVLDGPPGSESLGRICEAFSTFYHSSSNIITIKYSREPSHPPTFFEIYYFVDAWSTH